A region from the Bradyrhizobium erythrophlei genome encodes:
- the secB gene encoding protein-export chaperone SecB — protein MTNGNGAPPEAAPPQLNVLAQYTKDLSFENPNAPSSLAPQQQQPAINIQINVSANNLAENEYEVTLSVEGKAETAGKVMFSFDLAYAGVFRIMNVPKENLHPLVMIECPRLLFPFAREIIATSVRDGGFPPLMLDPVDFVGLYRQNMERQAGAPGAQAKPS, from the coding sequence ATGACCAACGGCAACGGCGCACCGCCCGAAGCGGCCCCGCCCCAGCTCAATGTGCTGGCGCAATACACCAAGGACCTGTCGTTCGAGAATCCGAACGCCCCGAGCTCGCTGGCGCCGCAACAGCAGCAGCCGGCGATCAATATCCAGATCAACGTCAGCGCCAACAACCTCGCTGAAAACGAGTACGAAGTGACGCTTTCGGTCGAGGGCAAGGCGGAAACCGCCGGCAAGGTGATGTTCAGCTTCGACCTGGCCTATGCCGGGGTATTCCGGATTATGAACGTGCCGAAAGAAAACCTGCATCCGCTGGTCATGATCGAGTGCCCTCGGCTGTTGTTCCCGTTCGCCCGCGAGATCATCGCCACTTCGGTGCGCGATGGCGGTTTTCCGCCTTTGATGCTGGACCCGGTGGATTTCGTCGGCCTGTATCGCCAGAACATGGAACGGCAGGCGGGCGCCCCGGGCGCGCAGGCCAAGCCGAGCTAA
- the coaE gene encoding dephospho-CoA kinase (Dephospho-CoA kinase (CoaE) performs the final step in coenzyme A biosynthesis.), translating into MIILGLTGSIGMGKSTAAKLFAEAGVPVYDADAAVHSLYEGEAAPAIEAAFPGTTVNGRVDRALLSARVVHDPAAMRQLEQIVHPMLGASRQKFFWDAERSGAPVAVVDVPLLYETGGEKRVDAVVVVTTSPENQRERILARGNMTHEVLDSILARQLPDAEKRKRADFVVDTSHGLDPVRARIRDILDQAAKMPQRRT; encoded by the coding sequence ATGATTATTCTTGGGCTGACCGGCTCGATCGGGATGGGGAAATCGACCGCCGCAAAGCTGTTCGCGGAGGCCGGTGTTCCCGTCTACGACGCCGACGCGGCCGTTCACAGCTTGTACGAAGGCGAGGCGGCGCCCGCCATCGAAGCGGCGTTTCCGGGCACGACGGTGAACGGCAGGGTCGATCGTGCGCTTCTCTCGGCGCGGGTCGTGCATGATCCGGCCGCGATGAGACAGCTCGAGCAGATCGTTCATCCGATGCTGGGCGCCTCGCGCCAGAAATTCTTTTGGGATGCCGAGCGATCCGGCGCGCCGGTGGCCGTGGTCGATGTGCCCCTGCTGTACGAGACCGGCGGTGAGAAACGCGTCGATGCGGTGGTGGTGGTGACGACGTCCCCGGAGAATCAGCGCGAGCGAATTCTGGCGCGTGGTAACATGACACATGAGGTGCTGGATTCCATCCTGGCGCGGCAACTGCCCGACGCCGAAAAACGCAAGCGTGCGGATTTCGTGGTGGATACATCGCACGGGCTCGACCCGGTACGCGCCCGGATCCGAGACATTCTGGATCAGGCTGCTAAGATGCCGCAGCGGCGAACCTGA
- the hemJ gene encoding protoporphyrinogen oxidase HemJ yields the protein MYDWIKALHVIAVIAWMAGMLYLPRLFVYHCEAEAGSKQSETFKVMERRLLKAIINPAMIVTWLAGLYLAWAGHLFSAGWFHGKLLLVLLLSGVHGFFARCVKDFAADQNTRSQRFYRFINEVPTVLMIGIVILVVVKPF from the coding sequence ATGTACGACTGGATCAAGGCGCTGCATGTGATCGCGGTCATCGCCTGGATGGCCGGGATGCTCTATTTGCCGCGGCTGTTCGTCTATCATTGCGAGGCGGAAGCGGGATCAAAGCAGTCCGAAACCTTCAAGGTGATGGAACGGCGGTTGCTGAAGGCGATCATCAACCCGGCGATGATCGTGACGTGGCTGGCGGGGCTTTACCTCGCCTGGGCCGGTCATTTGTTTTCAGCGGGCTGGTTCCACGGCAAATTGCTGCTGGTGCTGCTGCTGTCGGGTGTCCACGGTTTTTTTGCCCGCTGCGTGAAGGATTTCGCCGCCGACCAGAACACCAGAAGTCAGAGATTCTATCGTTTTATCAATGAGGTACCCACCGTACTGATGATAGGCATCGTGATTCTGGTGGTTGTGAAGCCGTTTTGA
- a CDS encoding Maf family protein, whose amino-acid sequence MTLWRGPSPLILASQSRGRRMLLANAGIDFEAVPADIDERAVQQSSGLGSPGAIAGLLAREKALMVSSQHSSRFVVGADQTLALAMQLFSKPAGRADAAEQLRALAGNRHELHSAVAVARDGKILFEARSSAGMTMRRLSDAEIEAYLNEAGEAVTSSVGAYQLEGLGVHLFERIEGDHFTILGLPLLQLLAFLRSEGLLAV is encoded by the coding sequence ATGACGCTTTGGCGCGGGCCATCTCCGTTGATCCTGGCGTCGCAAAGCCGCGGGCGGCGAATGCTGCTCGCCAATGCCGGCATCGATTTCGAAGCCGTTCCGGCCGACATTGACGAACGGGCTGTGCAGCAATCCTCCGGTCTTGGGTCGCCCGGAGCGATCGCTGGCCTGCTGGCGCGTGAAAAAGCCCTGATGGTGTCGAGCCAACATTCCAGCCGATTTGTCGTCGGCGCGGACCAGACCCTGGCATTGGCGATGCAGCTGTTCAGCAAGCCTGCGGGCCGGGCCGATGCCGCCGAGCAATTGCGTGCGCTGGCCGGCAACCGACACGAATTGCACTCTGCCGTTGCGGTGGCGCGCGACGGCAAGATCCTGTTCGAAGCCAGATCGAGCGCCGGGATGACGATGCGGCGGCTTTCCGATGCCGAAATAGAGGCATATCTGAACGAGGCCGGCGAGGCCGTGACCTCAAGCGTCGGCGCCTACCAGCTGGAAGGGCTCGGCGTCCATTTGTTCGAGCGTATCGAAGGCGACCACTTCACCATCCTCGGCCTGCCGCTGCTGCAACTGCTCGCGTTTTTGCGTAGCGAGGGGCTGCTCGCGGTGTAA
- a CDS encoding pyruvate, water dikinase regulatory protein translates to MPTSGSYFHLHLVSDSTGETLITVARAVAAQYANVTPVEHVYPLVRSQKQLDRVLDEIEEAPGIVLFTLLEKDLVGRLEAKCQQINIPSLSIIGPVMQLFQAYLGAATTGRVGAQHTLNAEYFKRIDALNYTMMHDDGQHVEGLEEADVVLVGVSRTSKTPTSIYLANRGVRTANVPLVPGIAIPHQLETLTKPLVVSLHATPERLIQVRQNRLLSMGADRGNDEYIDRQSVADEVAFARRLSAKFNWAQLDVTRRSIEETAAAILKLFTDRQKQRLPE, encoded by the coding sequence GTGCCTACGTCCGGAAGTTATTTTCATCTTCACCTGGTCTCTGATTCGACCGGCGAGACCCTGATCACGGTGGCGCGCGCGGTGGCCGCGCAATACGCCAACGTGACGCCGGTCGAGCATGTCTATCCGCTGGTACGCAGCCAGAAGCAGCTCGATCGCGTGCTCGACGAGATCGAGGAAGCGCCCGGCATCGTGCTTTTCACCTTGCTGGAAAAGGATCTGGTCGGCAGGCTCGAAGCCAAGTGCCAGCAGATCAATATACCGAGCCTCTCGATCATCGGCCCGGTCATGCAACTGTTCCAGGCCTATCTCGGTGCCGCCACCACGGGGCGCGTCGGCGCGCAGCACACCCTGAATGCGGAATATTTCAAGCGCATCGATGCCTTGAACTATACGATGATGCACGATGACGGCCAGCACGTCGAAGGCCTGGAGGAGGCCGATGTGGTGCTGGTCGGCGTGTCCCGTACATCGAAAACCCCGACCTCGATCTACCTCGCCAACCGCGGCGTCCGCACCGCCAACGTTCCGCTGGTGCCGGGCATCGCGATCCCGCATCAATTGGAAACGCTGACGAAGCCACTGGTCGTCAGCCTGCATGCGACGCCGGAGCGCCTGATCCAGGTCCGGCAGAACCGTCTGCTAAGCATGGGCGCCGATCGCGGCAATGATGAGTATATCGATCGGCAGTCCGTCGCGGATGAGGTTGCATTTGCGCGGCGATTGAGCGCCAAATTCAACTGGGCGCAGCTCGACGTCACTCGGCGATCGATCGAGGAAACCGCCGCCGCGATTCTGAAACTGTTCACCGACCGGCAGAAACAACGGCTTCCCGAATGA
- the dnaQ gene encoding DNA polymerase III subunit epsilon, with protein MREIVLDTETTGLDPLRGDRLVEIGCVEIFNRMPTGQIFHVHINPERAMPAEAFAVHGLSTEFLADKPLFAHVVDEFLEFIADAPLVIHNASFDISFINAELDRIKRQPIARDRLVDTLLLARRKHPGVSNRLDDLCSRYAIDNSRRTKHGALLDAELLAEVYIDLIGARQSQLILAAETRDTRAGGYGEMPRRQREVPLAPRISEEDRAAHRAFVATLGDKPIWNEFFVA; from the coding sequence ATGCGCGAAATCGTTCTCGATACCGAAACCACCGGCCTCGACCCGCTGCGCGGCGATAGGCTGGTCGAGATCGGCTGCGTCGAGATTTTCAACCGCATGCCGACCGGCCAGATCTTTCACGTGCACATCAATCCCGAGCGCGCCATGCCGGCCGAGGCCTTCGCCGTGCACGGGCTTTCCACCGAATTCCTCGCCGACAAGCCGCTATTCGCCCATGTGGTCGACGAGTTCCTGGAATTCATCGCCGATGCGCCACTGGTGATCCACAACGCGTCGTTCGACATCTCCTTCATCAACGCCGAACTCGACCGCATCAAGCGGCAGCCGATCGCGCGCGACCGGCTGGTCGACACGCTCTTGCTGGCGCGGCGCAAGCATCCCGGCGTGTCGAACCGGCTCGACGATCTCTGCTCGCGCTATGCCATCGACAATTCCCGCCGCACCAAGCACGGCGCGCTGCTCGACGCCGAGCTTCTGGCCGAGGTCTATATCGATCTGATCGGCGCGCGGCAGTCGCAACTGATCCTGGCAGCCGAAACCCGCGATACCCGCGCGGGCGGCTACGGCGAGATGCCGCGGCGGCAACGCGAGGTGCCGTTGGCGCCGCGGATATCAGAGGAAGATCGTGCGGCGCATCGGGCCTTTGTCGCCACCTTGGGCGACAAGCCGATCTGGAACGAATTTTTCGTCGCTTGA